The following are from one region of the Bradyrhizobium septentrionale genome:
- the sdhC gene encoding succinate dehydrogenase, cytochrome b556 subunit produces the protein MTARIERPLSPHLQTYRWTLTMALSIVHRATGVALYFGTLLLAWWLIAAASGPSAYANVQAFTGSVIGKLIVFGYTWALMHHLCSGIRHFVWDLGYGFKANEREALTWGALVAGVALTVLIWTVYAIGGGR, from the coding sequence ATGACCGCCAGGATCGAACGACCGCTTTCACCCCATTTGCAGACCTACCGGTGGACGCTGACGATGGCGCTGTCCATCGTCCACCGCGCCACAGGTGTGGCACTCTATTTCGGCACCCTGCTGCTCGCCTGGTGGCTGATCGCAGCCGCCTCCGGCCCCTCCGCCTACGCCAATGTCCAGGCCTTCACCGGCAGTGTGATCGGCAAGCTGATCGTGTTCGGCTACACGTGGGCGCTGATGCACCATCTGTGCAGCGGCATCCGGCATTTCGTCTGGGATCTCGGCTACGGCTTCAAGGCCAATGAGCGCGAAGCGCTGACCTGGGGTGCGCTGGTTGCCGGCGTTGCGCTGACCGTCCTGATCTGGACTGTCTACGCCATCGGAGGTGGACGATGA
- a CDS encoding DUF3658 domain-containing protein, giving the protein MDRERAAELKKRLRNVGRALDRAVIATKGIDKVECDALLEHLTKACAIVYGKLFDIYDQHPELKPRPKPPRISSTLTWDEVSLSRSVSVTELDRIIFSVMERQWRKMMMIVGQAFVECTDIGLAINSETIAARIQALASAGHFESQGDLRYWGNSMIRLKD; this is encoded by the coding sequence ATGGATCGAGAGCGGGCGGCCGAATTAAAGAAACGCTTGCGCAACGTAGGCCGAGCACTCGATCGTGCGGTCATCGCCACGAAGGGAATCGACAAGGTCGAATGCGACGCCTTGTTGGAGCATCTGACCAAGGCCTGCGCAATCGTATACGGGAAACTGTTCGACATCTATGACCAGCATCCGGAGCTGAAGCCGCGGCCCAAGCCCCCGCGGATCAGCAGCACGCTCACATGGGACGAGGTTTCGCTAAGCCGGTCTGTGTCGGTTACCGAACTCGACCGGATCATCTTCTCTGTCATGGAGCGACAATGGCGGAAGATGATGATGATTGTGGGTCAGGCATTTGTGGAGTGCACAGACATCGGGCTAGCGATCAACAGCGAAACGATCGCTGCCCGGATTCAGGCATTGGCAAGTGCGGGCCACTTTGAGAGCCAGGGCGATCTGCGATACTGGGGCAATAGCATGATCCGATTGAAGGACTAG
- the sdhA gene encoding succinate dehydrogenase flavoprotein subunit: MAGEGNGKATNGGPATNGKAYPIQDHTYDVVVVGAGGAGLRAVVGCSEAGLRTACITKVFPTRSHTVAAQGGISASLGNMHQDDWRWHMYDTVKGSDWLGDQDAIEYMVRNAPDAVYELEHWGVPFSRTEDGKIYQRPFGGMTIDFGKSQAQRTCAAADRTGHAMLHTMYGQSLRHSAEFFIEFFAIDLIMDDQGVCRGVIALKLDDGTLHRFRAQTTILATGGYGRAYASCTSAHTCTGDGGGMVLRAGLPLQDMEFVQFHPTGIYGSGCLVTEGARGEGGYLVNSEGERFMERYAPSAKDLASRDVVSRAMTIEIREGRGVGKKKDHIFLHLDHLDPKVLHERLPGISESAKIFANVDVTREPIPIVPTVHYNMGGIATNYHAEVLTKRNGDDNSVVPGLMAIGEAACVSVHGANRLGSNSLIDLVVFGRAAALRLADKLTANAKQPELPKDSSDLALGRLDHFRHASGGTPTAKLRDSMQHVMQNNCAVFRTGDVLQEGQNLIHKVYGGVGDISVSDRSLVWNSDLIETLEFDNLIVQAIVTMDSAANRTESRGAHAREDFSARDDKNWMKHTLTWIDPAGKTAIDYRPVHDYTMTNDVQYIPPKARVY, from the coding sequence ATGGCCGGTGAAGGAAACGGCAAGGCCACCAACGGTGGCCCGGCCACGAACGGCAAGGCCTACCCGATCCAGGACCACACCTACGACGTCGTCGTGGTCGGCGCCGGCGGCGCGGGCCTGCGCGCCGTGGTCGGCTGCTCGGAAGCGGGCCTGCGCACCGCCTGCATCACCAAGGTGTTCCCGACCCGCTCGCACACCGTTGCGGCGCAGGGCGGCATCTCGGCCTCGCTCGGCAACATGCACCAGGACGACTGGCGCTGGCACATGTACGACACCGTGAAGGGGTCGGACTGGCTCGGCGACCAGGACGCGATCGAATACATGGTGCGCAACGCGCCCGACGCGGTCTACGAACTCGAGCATTGGGGCGTGCCGTTCTCGCGCACCGAGGACGGCAAGATCTATCAGCGTCCGTTCGGCGGCATGACCATCGACTTCGGCAAGAGCCAGGCGCAGCGCACCTGCGCCGCCGCCGACCGCACCGGTCACGCCATGCTGCACACGATGTACGGCCAGTCGCTGCGCCACTCGGCCGAGTTCTTCATCGAATTCTTCGCCATCGACCTGATCATGGACGACCAGGGCGTCTGCCGCGGCGTCATCGCGCTCAAGCTCGACGACGGCACGCTGCATCGCTTCCGCGCCCAGACCACGATCCTGGCGACCGGCGGCTATGGCCGCGCTTACGCCTCCTGCACCTCGGCGCACACCTGCACCGGCGACGGCGGCGGCATGGTGCTGCGTGCCGGCCTGCCGCTGCAGGACATGGAGTTCGTCCAGTTCCATCCGACCGGCATCTACGGCTCGGGCTGCCTCGTCACCGAGGGCGCGCGCGGCGAAGGCGGCTATCTCGTCAACTCCGAAGGTGAGCGCTTCATGGAGCGCTACGCGCCGTCGGCCAAGGACCTCGCCTCGCGCGACGTCGTCTCGCGCGCGATGACGATCGAGATCCGCGAAGGCCGCGGCGTCGGCAAGAAGAAGGATCACATCTTCCTGCACCTCGATCACCTCGATCCGAAGGTGCTGCATGAGCGGCTGCCGGGCATCTCCGAATCGGCGAAGATCTTCGCCAATGTCGACGTCACCCGCGAGCCGATTCCGATCGTGCCGACCGTGCACTACAACATGGGCGGCATTGCCACGAACTATCACGCCGAGGTGCTGACCAAGCGCAACGGCGACGACAATTCGGTGGTGCCGGGCCTGATGGCGATCGGTGAAGCCGCCTGCGTTTCGGTGCACGGCGCCAACCGCCTCGGCTCCAACTCGCTGATCGACCTCGTGGTGTTCGGCCGCGCTGCCGCGCTGCGCCTTGCCGACAAGCTGACGGCGAACGCCAAGCAGCCGGAGCTGCCGAAGGATTCGTCCGACCTCGCGCTCGGCCGGCTCGACCACTTCCGTCATGCCTCCGGCGGCACGCCGACCGCCAAGCTGCGCGACAGCATGCAGCATGTGATGCAGAACAATTGCGCGGTGTTCCGCACCGGCGACGTGCTGCAGGAAGGCCAGAACCTGATCCACAAGGTCTATGGCGGCGTCGGCGACATCTCGGTTTCGGACCGCTCGCTGGTGTGGAATTCCGACCTGATCGAGACGCTGGAATTCGACAATCTGATCGTGCAGGCGATCGTGACGATGGATTCGGCGGCCAACCGCACCGAGAGCCGCGGCGCGCATGCTCGCGAGGATTTCTCCGCGCGCGACGACAAGAACTGGATGAAGCACACGCTGACCTGGATCGATCCGGCCGGCAAGACGGCGATCGATTATCGTCCCGTCCACGACTACACGATGACCAACGACGTGCAGTACATCCCGCCGAAGGCGCGGGTCTACTGA
- a CDS encoding LysR family transcriptional regulator, with amino-acid sequence MAAFVRAVDTGSLSAAARSLPSSLTAVSRQISALEEHFGTRLLLRTTRQLALTDDGRILYERAKLILGEVREIEATLARDPHQPSGRIRISSPSLIGRLVIAPLLSEFLRRYPAVAVDLLLIDRAVDMVEEDIHLAIRIGRLRDSQLVTRKLTDLQMIVCASPDYLARRGEPRTPGDLAGHDCLVFSDSPGSAEWRFADGSKTGRKFRISGRLWMNSLDALVGAARDGAGIVRVPSWQVQSDLASGRLQRLLIDHEPAPTPLHLMLQPSRLASPKIRAFVDYLVEQWGKIDAFRSPSARS; translated from the coding sequence ATGGCGGCCTTTGTCCGCGCGGTCGATACCGGCAGCCTGTCGGCGGCGGCGCGCTCGCTGCCGAGCTCGCTGACCGCGGTGAGCCGCCAGATCAGCGCCCTGGAAGAGCATTTCGGCACCCGCCTGCTGCTGCGCACCACGCGTCAGCTCGCACTCACCGATGACGGCCGCATCCTCTACGAGCGCGCGAAATTGATTCTCGGCGAAGTCAGGGAGATCGAGGCGACGCTGGCGCGCGACCCGCACCAGCCATCGGGTCGGATTCGGATCAGCTCACCGAGCCTGATCGGGCGGCTCGTGATCGCGCCGCTGCTGAGCGAGTTTCTGCGCCGTTATCCCGCTGTTGCCGTCGACCTGCTGTTGATCGACCGCGCCGTCGACATGGTCGAGGAAGACATCCATCTGGCCATTCGCATCGGCCGCTTGCGCGATTCGCAGCTGGTCACGCGCAAGCTCACCGATCTCCAGATGATCGTGTGCGCATCGCCGGACTATCTGGCGCGGCGCGGCGAGCCGCGGACGCCGGGCGATCTTGCAGGTCATGACTGCCTGGTGTTTTCCGATTCGCCTGGAAGCGCGGAGTGGCGCTTTGCTGATGGCTCGAAGACGGGTCGCAAATTCCGCATATCCGGTCGGCTCTGGATGAATAGCCTCGACGCGCTGGTTGGTGCGGCGCGGGATGGTGCGGGCATCGTCCGCGTGCCGTCGTGGCAAGTGCAGTCCGATCTCGCGAGCGGCCGCCTGCAACGGCTGCTGATCGACCATGAGCCGGCGCCGACGCCGCTGCATCTGATGCTTCAGCCGTCGCGCCTGGCATCGCCTAAGATCAGGGCATTCGTCGATTATCTGGTGGAACAGTGGGGCAAAATCGACGCGTTCCGGAGCCCGTCAGCGCGCAGTTAA
- the sdhD gene encoding succinate dehydrogenase, hydrophobic membrane anchor protein, translating to MRTPLERVRGLGSAHTGTGDFWRQRLTAVAMTLLIVPVIVVVIMLTGRNHAGAAQILGSIPIAIILLLFIIASTWHMKIGMQVVIEDYIHNEKLKIASVMANNFFCVAVALASIYAILKLSSGV from the coding sequence ATGCGCACGCCGCTGGAGCGCGTCCGCGGTCTCGGGTCCGCGCATACCGGCACCGGCGACTTCTGGCGCCAGCGCCTCACCGCAGTTGCGATGACGCTGCTGATCGTTCCCGTGATCGTGGTGGTGATCATGCTGACCGGCCGCAACCATGCCGGCGCGGCGCAGATCCTCGGCTCGATCCCGATCGCCATCATCCTGCTGCTCTTCATCATTGCCAGCACCTGGCACATGAAGATCGGCATGCAGGTCGTGATCGAAGACTACATCCACAACGAGAAGCTGAAGATCGCCAGCGTGATGGCGAACAACTTCTTCTGCGTCGCGGTCGCATTGGCCTCGATCTACGCAATCCTCAAATTGTCGTCGGGAGTATAA
- a CDS encoding sulfite exporter TauE/SafE family protein — protein sequence MMAGLDPKELLELALLLIAVGALSGFLAGLFGIGGGAILVPVFYECFRLAGVPLEVRMPLCIGTSLAIIIPTSLSSFRAHYRRGAVDMEILKRWWLPIVIGVAAGSVTARFAPERLFKIVFVMVAWSAAARLLLARETWKFGDDVPKGFLMRVYGFFVGLLSTLMGIGGGLFANLLMTFYGRPIHQAVATSSALAVLISIPGALGYVYAGWPAAARFPDVAALQLPFALGYVSLIGALLVMPTTLITAPLGVKVAHALSKRALEVAFGAYLFIVGGRFVISLVGGA from the coding sequence GTGATGGCCGGCCTCGATCCGAAAGAACTGCTCGAGCTTGCACTGCTGCTGATCGCGGTCGGAGCGCTGTCCGGCTTTCTCGCCGGGCTGTTCGGCATCGGCGGCGGCGCGATCCTGGTGCCGGTGTTCTACGAATGCTTTCGCCTCGCCGGCGTGCCGCTCGAGGTGCGGATGCCGCTGTGCATCGGAACCTCGCTCGCGATCATCATCCCGACCTCGCTGAGTTCGTTCCGCGCGCACTACCGCAGGGGGGCCGTCGACATGGAGATATTGAAGCGCTGGTGGCTGCCGATCGTGATCGGCGTCGCCGCCGGCAGCGTCACCGCGCGCTTTGCGCCGGAGCGGCTGTTCAAGATCGTGTTCGTGATGGTGGCGTGGTCGGCGGCCGCGCGATTGCTGCTGGCGCGCGAGACCTGGAAGTTCGGCGACGATGTGCCGAAAGGATTTTTGATGCGGGTCTATGGGTTCTTCGTCGGCCTGCTGTCGACGCTAATGGGCATCGGCGGCGGCCTGTTCGCGAACCTGCTGATGACCTTCTACGGCCGGCCGATCCACCAGGCGGTCGCGACGTCGTCCGCGCTCGCGGTGCTGATCTCGATTCCCGGCGCACTCGGTTACGTCTATGCCGGCTGGCCCGCCGCCGCGCGCTTTCCCGACGTCGCAGCGCTGCAATTGCCGTTCGCGCTGGGTTACGTCTCGCTGATCGGCGCGCTCTTGGTGATGCCGACCACGCTGATCACCGCGCCGCTCGGCGTCAAGGTTGCCCACGCGCTGTCGAAGCGCGCGCTGGAGGTGGCGTTCGGGGCCTATCTCTTCATCGTCGGTGGACGGTTCGTGATCAGCCTGGTGGGCGGCGCATAA
- a CDS encoding succinate dehydrogenase iron-sulfur subunit, translated as MVEFALPKNSKISGGKTWPKPSGATETREFRVYRWNPDDGKNPSVDTYYVDTHDCGPMVLDGLIWIKNHIDPTLTFRRSCREGVCGSCAMNIDGQNTLACTKSMHDVGAGGAVKVNPLPHQPVVKDLVPDLTNFYAQYASIEPWLKTTTPTPQKEWRQSHEDREKLDGLYECILCACCSTSCPSYWWNSERFLGPAALLQATRWVTDSRDEATGERLDNLEDPFRLYRCHTIMNCAKACPKGLNPSEAIAELKFKLVERQI; from the coding sequence ATGGTTGAATTCGCACTTCCGAAGAATTCGAAGATTTCCGGCGGCAAGACCTGGCCGAAGCCTTCAGGCGCCACCGAGACGCGCGAATTCCGCGTCTACCGCTGGAATCCGGACGACGGCAAGAATCCGAGCGTCGACACTTATTATGTCGACACCCATGATTGCGGCCCGATGGTGCTGGACGGTCTGATCTGGATCAAGAACCACATCGACCCGACGCTGACCTTCCGCCGCTCCTGCCGCGAAGGCGTCTGCGGCTCCTGCGCGATGAACATCGACGGCCAGAACACGCTGGCCTGCACCAAGTCGATGCACGACGTCGGCGCTGGCGGCGCGGTCAAGGTCAATCCGCTGCCGCACCAGCCGGTGGTGAAGGACCTCGTTCCCGACCTCACCAATTTCTACGCCCAGTATGCCTCGATCGAGCCGTGGCTGAAGACCACGACGCCGACGCCGCAGAAGGAGTGGAGGCAGAGCCACGAGGACCGCGAGAAGCTCGACGGCCTCTACGAGTGCATCCTGTGCGCCTGCTGCTCGACCTCCTGCCCGAGCTACTGGTGGAACAGCGAACGCTTCCTCGGCCCCGCCGCACTGCTGCAGGCGACACGCTGGGTCACCGACTCCCGCGACGAGGCGACCGGCGAGCGGCTCGACAATCTCGAGGATCCGTTCCGGCTCTATCGCTGCCACACCATCATGAACTGCGCCAAGGCGTGCCCGAAAGGCCTCAACCCTTCCGAAGCGATCGCCGAGCTCAAGTTCAAGCTGGTCGAACGCCAGATCTGA
- a CDS encoding malonate--CoA ligase — MNTTTNANLFSRLFDGLDDPNRLAIEQFDGSRISYGDLIARAGQMANVLVERGVKPGDRVAAQTEKSVPALVLYLATVRAGGVYLPLNTAYTLNELEYFITDAEPALVVCDPSKLEGITAIAAKVGAKVETLDPSGKGSLTEAADKARKEFTTVPRGNDDLAAILYTSGTTGRSKGAMLSHDNLASNSYSLVDYWRFTDNDVLIHALPIYHTHGLFVASNVTLFSRASMIFLPKFDPDLIIKLMARATVMMGVPTFYTRLLQNPGLNKDATKHMRLFISGSAPLLADTHREWSERTGHAVLERYGMTETNMNTSNPYDGERVPGAVGFALPGVSVRVTDPESGKQLAPETIGMIEVKGPNVFKGYWRMPEKTKAEFRPDGFFITGDLGKIDGKGYVHILGRGKDLVISGGFNVYPKEIESEIDAMPGVIESAVIGVPHADFGEGVTAVLVCSKGADISEASVLKALDGRLAKFKMPKRVFVVDELPRNAMGKVQKNILRDTYKDIYKA; from the coding sequence ATGAACACGACCACCAACGCCAACCTGTTTTCCCGCCTGTTCGACGGCCTCGACGACCCCAACCGGCTCGCGATCGAGCAGTTCGACGGCAGCCGCATCTCCTATGGCGATCTGATCGCGCGGGCCGGCCAGATGGCGAATGTGCTGGTTGAGCGCGGCGTCAAGCCGGGCGACCGCGTCGCGGCGCAGACCGAGAAATCGGTCCCGGCTCTGGTGCTCTATCTCGCCACCGTGCGCGCCGGCGGCGTCTATCTGCCGCTCAATACCGCCTATACGCTGAACGAGCTCGAATACTTCATCACCGATGCCGAGCCGGCGCTGGTGGTCTGCGATCCCTCCAAGCTGGAAGGCATCACGGCGATCGCCGCCAAGGTGGGCGCCAAGGTCGAGACGCTCGATCCGAGCGGCAAGGGCTCGCTGACCGAGGCCGCCGACAAGGCTCGTAAGGAATTCACCACCGTGCCGCGCGGCAATGACGATCTCGCCGCGATCCTCTACACGTCAGGCACCACCGGCCGTTCCAAGGGCGCGATGCTGTCGCACGACAATCTGGCGTCGAACTCCTACTCGCTGGTCGACTACTGGCGCTTCACCGACAACGACGTGCTGATCCACGCGCTGCCGATCTATCATACCCACGGCCTGTTCGTGGCGAGCAACGTGACGCTGTTCTCGCGCGCCTCGATGATCTTCCTGCCGAAGTTCGATCCGGACCTGATCATCAAGCTGATGGCGCGCGCGACCGTGATGATGGGCGTGCCGACCTTCTACACCCGCCTGTTGCAGAATCCCGGCCTGAACAAGGACGCGACGAAGCATATGCGGCTGTTCATCTCGGGCTCCGCGCCGCTGCTCGCTGACACCCATCGCGAATGGTCGGAGCGCACCGGCCATGCCGTGCTCGAGCGCTACGGCATGACCGAAACCAACATGAACACCAGCAATCCCTATGACGGCGAGCGCGTGCCCGGCGCGGTCGGCTTCGCGCTGCCCGGCGTCTCGGTGCGGGTGACCGATCCCGAGTCCGGCAAGCAGCTCGCGCCGGAGACCATCGGCATGATCGAGGTGAAAGGCCCGAACGTATTCAAGGGCTACTGGCGGATGCCGGAAAAGACAAAAGCCGAATTCCGGCCCGACGGCTTCTTCATCACCGGCGATCTCGGCAAGATCGACGGCAAGGGCTACGTCCACATCCTCGGCCGCGGCAAGGATCTCGTGATCTCCGGCGGCTTCAACGTCTATCCGAAGGAGATCGAGAGCGAGATCGACGCCATGCCCGGCGTGATCGAATCCGCCGTGATCGGCGTGCCGCACGCCGATTTCGGCGAAGGCGTCACCGCCGTGCTGGTCTGCAGCAAGGGCGCCGACATCAGCGAAGCCTCGGTGCTGAAAGCGCTCGACGGGCGGCTCGCCAAATTCAAAATGCCCAAGCGCGTCTTCGTCGTCGACGAACTGCCGCGCAATGCGATGGGCAAGGTGCAGAAAAACATTTTGCGCGATACGTATAAGGATATTTACAAGGCGTAG